The region CAGGTGGTGTTAGATATTCATCTGACAGATTCAGCCAGTTTGCTGCCTACAGTCTTTGATTCAGCTGGCTGCCCACGAGGGCTGATTTGTCACCTCAGTCAGGTCTgaacatagaaaataaaagcatgcatgTCGACCATTAACACAATGAGATACTGCAGAGAAATTACATGGCAACGGCTCCCGTAGTCGGTATTATTTGTGATCAGGATCCTCTTTAGTTCTTTTTGTAATCAGGATCTGAAAAGGAGAGAACATCAGCAAAATTGCAGATGTCATTTAAGGCTTTGTTTTTGGTGGAAACATCTTCTATCCACAGCACAGCGTGACAGAGTGTGGAGGGAAGAGAGCgtttcctctctgtgctgtaAGTGGAGACTTATTTAAATCTCCCAGAGGCTGTAATTTGTGTTCTAATCGGAtggatatttaaaaagaaatcaagaaatATGGTAATGGAGGGGAGCGGTGGCGGCTGGGTTTAATGGAACAGACCCAAGGTCCTGGTGTGAGTTCATCACAGATcttttcctattttatttttcccccaaacACGCCACAGCTATTTATAGCTTCTTTTAAAAAGTCTCTGAGCCCGTAATAAATCAGCTGTCTGGATGCTTTTGAAGGTATAAGTAGAGGCCGCTCGATGACGCTGTGTGCGTTGAGGTTAGTTcatgaaacatttcattataGAACTGAAGTTATTTTTCCATTGAAGGGGAAGCTTCAAAAAGAGCCTGACTCAATAGTTTCATTATTGGTGGATACAAGAGGAAATCTATCTGAAGCAGGGAGTTCTTAGAGCTGGAAAACATTCCCAGACAGCTCAAAGTGTTTCTGAACAGACAGCCACTGAAGGAAAGTTTATCAAATCAgactcaggtgtgtgtgtgtgcgtgttgcaGGTAGCACTGAGGCTCAGTGTGAAGGCTGTATCGAGTATTGCTGCGATGGATCGCCTCCTTTCTGCTGCTCCTACTACGCCTACGTGGGGGACGTCCTTTCGTaagttaacacacacacacagacgacaCGCTGGATAAAACCAGGCAACTTTTAAACactttcatgctttttttttactgcgGAGAGAACTGTGATCACCTTTGTCTACGTGTCAGCCATCACACAATACAAATGTTGCTGCCCACATATTGTCGTTTTGTTTCCTCCATGTTCACGACTGGAAGACATTTTACCTTGAACACATCATGaggtgttatttatttatttttttaactcccTGCACACACCTCCCTCTTTCTGCCTGAGAGGAACTAAGTCACATACCAGCTGTCTGTTAAAGTGCCAGAGGCGTCTTCAGAAGCTGACCTCTTGACCTCCTCCTGACTTGATTCCTCACAGCTGCGTTCACACTTTCACCTCGTTCTCAGGCTTCTTGGGAAAGCCGTGTCTTTTCCCATAGTCGATTCTCGTTGTCTACACATTTGTAATCTTCTGGTTTggatacattttcattcagaatCTTGAATGGTTTGGAAAAGCtgtgctggctgctgctggagctgaatCCAACATGCTGACTAATGCTGACTGTGAAGACGTAACAAACCTGTTAATAATGCCTGTTTTTCTGACTGTGCCAGCTCAGACTCCTCTGCAGTGcaacacgacacacacacactgccccaCCGCCACACACTTTGCCTGCATGCATCACAAAACCTGCTAGCGTTAGATACTGCCGTTTGTCTCACTGGCAGAAATTtgactgtgtgtctttgtgtgtgtgtgtgtgtgtgtgtgtgtgtgtgtgtgtgtgtgtgtgttcaggggcACTGCCATCTCTGGTATTGTTTTCGGCGTGGTCTTTCTGATGGGCGCCATGGCGGCCTTGTTCCTCTGCATCTGTATGTGCATGAAGAATGGGAGGGGCGCACGGGTCGGCGTGTTCAGCACCTCCTACATCAACACTGTGAGCCAAGGCTATCCaggtgagaacacacacacacacacacacacacacacgtctatACATGAGTTAAAAGGTGACCTTTACAGTCCCTCACATCTAATTTAGTTTGgtatgaataaattatttcttaATATGAACAAAACAGCTTTGCAATGTATCACTCATTTATCAGTTTCACTTGATGGTGTTCAAAAAGCAAATTCATTTAATAATCCTAATAATTTTTTTGGATAAAGAGTTGTGTGTCAGGTGTCTATcagtacaaacaaacacaagccaTGAgagtttttcatctttaaatgtgACTAAAGTTTTTCTTCACAATATGTTTCTGATTAATAAATGATAACTAAGTTATTGGGATGACTATTTCCACCCATGCCAGTTGTAATTGTGAGTTGCAGCCTTATCAGCAACTGCTTCCAACATATTTGTTAGTGGCTTTATGGTGATTAAGTggatttcaaacacacacacggtggcCTATGACAGTGAAACCTTATCTTCTTACCTCAGGCTAtcacaaaggaagagaaaacagcagatataaaaaataaatgaataaataagtgaGGGTGTAAGGTGTCGTGGGGTTTGGCTTGGCCTTGGGCATCTTTCCTGACAAGAGAGTTGATTGTTTCCAGAACAGAAAGACCCTGAGCTCAATTCAGGCAAAACACTGTTcaaatgcacataaaaacaccagattattttttttttgtattgccTCTGACTCCCGTGTCTGTTATATCCTGTTCCTGCCTGAAGGGAGAAAACAACGTTGGGGCTTCTTGTTGTTTCTCGCAGCTACTTTATCTGCACGTCACAGTCGGTGCTCTGTGACTCTCCAGCCTTGGAAACGTTGGTTTTTCTGagtgtcattatttatttatcacctCTCCTTCGCCTCAGTGTTTCACCCGTCTTGCTGCCATTCCCAGCTCCACATAGACAAAAGGCATTTGAGTGTCAGATCAGCAGTGGACACTTTAGACCAAAGCTACTTCTTCAGCAGGTTACAAAATTACTTATTGGTCGTAATAGTAGCAGAAATGTGCGGTTTAGCTGATCAACCTGGAGCAGCATTGGACCAGCTGCTTGGATGTTTTAGTGGATAATGTAGATCCATCTGTGGTCAATGAAACTACTGCTGAGTGCATCATTTCACCATTTGGATGTGGTTCCTCAGTTCAACCACTAGAGGGGGCGACTGTCCCATCAAACTGCCTGTGAAATGGCCTCATTCACCTTTAACCACATTAGGAAACATTTGGAAGAAGTAAATGTCTTTAACGTCACTaactcttcctctctttccttttcttgacCTCAGGTCCTCCACCTCCGTACACCTACGACTACGAGATGTACCCTCCATCCCTGCACCCCCCGCCTTACACCCCGACTCAGCCTCGGCCTGCCaactcctcccctcctcctccgtaTCCTGGCCTGACTCGCAAGTGAATCCATGCTGCAGAGACCGTCCGCCGTCTGCTTCAGAAGAAGCTCACGGCCCAGTTTCCTCCCAGACCTGGACGAGGCTGTTCCGCTGCCGGGCCTccaaaaagctgctgctgcttatttGCAGTTCTGAGGAGCCAAAAAGAGtccacatgaaaacaaaaaagaaaaaaaaagaaagggggggcaGTGCAATTTATTCCAGCAGAAGTCTCGACCAACTGGTATAgagggaataataataataataataatttaaagaCGGCCACACCATGTGCATGTCGTGATAAGTGTTAGCAGCCGTGCTCGCCTGCAGCTGGTACTTTTTCCCCCACTAATAACCGATATCCTTATCTGTCCGGCCTGTGCACATTAAAGGCTGAGGCCTGCTTTGAAGGTGACGACTATTTGAGTCAGCGTGGAGGGAAaatctggcagcagcagcagaagaagaagaagaagaaaaagaagtcttttgtttttaaaagaacaaaaacattaataagGTGGACGTGGATGATGAGTCCTACACATAATGCAGAGTAACACTGACCTGAATGGACTGTTGCCTTACTTGAAACAATATGGGGGTGTAAACTGAACTTGATggggagggagtgtgtgtgtgtgtgtgtgtgtgtgtaggggggggggggggggtcatattATATCTGAACCAAAATGGAGGACAAATCTTTGTaaatctttattcattcatcatctcagCTGTGTGCGATGtaaagtgagtgagtgtgattttttttttttttttaatgtgttgtaaATTAAAGATGTGATTAAAacgtgactttttttttttttctacggATGAACGCTGacgtcagtgtgtgtttctgcctgcaCGTGGATGATAAACAGCACGAGATAGaggatagtgtgtgtgtgtgtgtgtgtgtgtgtgtgtgtgtgtgtgtgtgtgtgtgtgtgtgtgtgtgtgtgtgtgtgtgtgtgtgtctctgtctctctgtctctgtgtgtgtgcggacCCGCTGTGGTCAGGTGATCCGGCTCTCAGCAGCTGTGCAGTCTCCGGATCACTCACCGTCAGACTGCCGGAGTCGCAGCAGCTCGACGCTCCGTCTCTCCGCCGACTCCTCCGTCTTCCGCCCGGTCAAACGCCGCCTGAAGGAGCCGACATGGAGGACCGAGTAGCCCTACTGCTGCTGGCCGTGTTGGCGTCGGCTCTCAGTGCCGAGGTATGGagataaaaatgtgttgttggCCGGAGGGGGAGGACAATTTGGAGTAATTTCCACCATATTGTTGTTGCAGTCAGCCAAACTGGCGACATTCAGCCACGACTAAACCGGAAGAGACGCGTTTTTGTACCTTCAAAACTAAAGCTCAGAGCCTGACCGAGGAGATAATCCAGAATAAGAACAATAAATTGAGTTGTATAAACTAATAATTAAGATGTTACTGTAGTTAGCTATTTTTCTTCAATTTATTTCTACCATCGACATCATCTAAAAGATGACTTATTGGTTCATGATGCGACGAATACGAATATGTGAGccaaaatacaattttattaaCAGTacaatcagattttattttgttatttattcatcataaatagcttgaaatgtattttgaacaacattcaaaaaaaaaaaaaaaaaacacaagtcgCCTGCTTATCATTTTATACTGAAGGCTCGAACCGGAAAAGTCGTGTCATGATGTAGGCAGCTTGGCGCTGATTGTTAATTCTCGGATTTTAAACCATTGAATACGCACTTTATAAACATATATCCAGATGTTATTAAAGTGTTCATTTGTGATAAATGTCCCGGAAGCAGCAGAGATAACTAACCAGTATGTATTTCCTTTAAAATGACGTTTCGGTGCGCTCTTTTCGGCCAAAGTCTCTGTGTCAGCCGGTGGTAACTGATTTATTAAGACCAGGAGACAATAGAGAGAGAAGCCACCACCTTTAATTCCCcctataatatatatattttatttttttttaaattgacccTATAAACAGTTTGATTTCCTCGAATTTCAAATGTTTGATAAGTTTATGTTTGTCATCCTCAGTTTTACTGCGCAATGTGACTGAAAGCTGCTGTCATCAAACtgttattcattattattacttttcatttcatctgctgAAAGTCACCAATGCAACTAAATGAGATGCTATTGTTTCAGTTTCCACATCCAGAGGGGAAATATTGCTGGGGGTGGGCGTGTTTAGGGAATGATGATAAGATAATAAGAGGTCGTTGTTGTGTCGGAATAAGACTCGACGGGTGATTTTTGTTCTGAAGGGAATAAACCAGGCGGTGAAAATGATGCTGACCAGTGAAAACTAACATTATAGCAGCTGTCTGACATATTTGAGTCGGATGGTGGAGAATAGAGAAGTAAGATGGCGGCGGTGCACTGCAGCATTTACAGGGTCGGAAAACTGAGAAGCCAGCAGGAGCTTTTATCATCTCTGCTGCCTTTCACACTCATCCCTCACTATTTCTACCCTTCATTCTGATAACAGTCCAACTGAAAACCTTTGTTATGGCTGAGAACTGCCCCTCCTGTGAGCCCAGTTTTACATCCATTTTTCATACGTCTTCACCAAGAATAACGCTTTGTGGATGTCCACTGTAAAAAATATCTGGTTGTAACACCTCGTCCACTTGATCTTGTTCCTGTTCCTTGTTTGCTGTGATTGAATTCAGCCATTTCCTGAGTACACAGATGTGTTAAGTTgcataatgaaagaaaatcttcTAGTTCTAGTTCCTCTTTTTACTAAAATCTGTAGAccccccctttaaaaaaaaaaaaccccaaacaggTTACTCAAGTGTGTTAAGTAAATTCCccagctgaaataaaaagccTCGAAGGAATTTCCCCTGTGTGGAAAGTTAAGGTTGAAGGATTTGCTCGTTTCAGGTGATGGCACTGATGTGAATTTTGTTACGGAGGATATTATTTGCAGTGTGGCCATGTTGGGAGATAAATTACACATTCCTCTGACCACCAGTAGCCACATTGTCTCAGACAGGACCTGCAATTGTATctgaggagcagctgcagattTTTGGATTTCAAGTTGGAGCCATTATAGCTattatatgaataataataactcTTTTATACGTAAAGGTGTTATTTCAATAGATCAGTGAAGCCTCCATTCAGCCCTCTTGGTTTTCCTGTCATGGccgtttttgtgtgtgtgtgtgtgtgtttttgcatcagTTGAAATGTGGCAGCTGACCTTCTTGGTTTCCTGCACGTAGCCTGTAATCAGTGCAGATGAAATGAATAGTTTGGCAAACCATAGGCTTTGTTCATAATCCTTTGCTTACATTGCTTCAGACGATCTTTACCCTTTGAGTGTCATATTGACTTTATCAACATCAAAAGCAGGAGTGATGAAATGCGCCAGAAGTTTAAATTTGAAGAATATAACTGAGATTAAATCAGACGTTGAGAGTTTTTGATCTTGTTAGGGCTTGTTAATAGCCTTCATTACGGCCccgtgcaaacacacacttctgaaCACAGAGCTCGAGGAAGCTGCTTTTCCTGACGGGCCCGCCCTGTACACGCAGGCCGCGCTGTGGAGCGTGGGAGTTGGATACcagcctttgtttgtttgtaaatcCTTGGGAAATGGCTCTTGGATGGGTGCAggcagtctgtttgtgtgcatactGCAGTCTTTGAGCCTGGGGCGGACTAGCCCTCTCCCCTTATTAGTAAGCCTTAATGCCATTATGCCTGTTGGCACTGCCAGCGTTTCTCTCTCTGGcaccttctctgctgctcacgCTGCAGTTTCAATTCACTGAAGGAGAAATTCTCCCGACACTAATAATTTTACTCTTGCCTTCCACtttcttattttgctttttattgtaTCCACTTCCTCCTGGCTAAACCGTACCCGTCCTCCAGAATGTAGTTTAACAGAATGCCTTTCTGCAGCCCCCAGCGAGAGGCTTAACCCAGGACCGCCAGTGCACTTGTAGATGGAATAGCAACAACAAAAGTGATTTGAGGCTATTTGGACTTGAGAAATCGCTCCATAAACTGGAGCATGTCTTACGGCAGAGCTGTCGTCGGGTCACACAGGGCTAACATCCGCCATCACTCCAGCTTCTCAGTCTTTGGGTTTTATTCGTTTTATTTGTCAGTGGAGGAAAGTCGCTCTGATTCGGAAATACCTGATGTTTGCTGATGTGCTGTTATTGCTGCAGTTGACATATCATGTCACACCCAGGTGACCGCcttaagccaaaaaaaaaaaaaaaaaaaaagacagtcatTTCCGGGTTTTTATCGcagcaaatcatttttttttttttttttttttttaccgttaGAAGTTGGGCTTGCGTGATATTGTAACATAATATC is a window of Echeneis naucrates chromosome 2, fEcheNa1.1, whole genome shotgun sequence DNA encoding:
- the cyyr1 gene encoding cysteine and tyrosine-rich protein 1, giving the protein MENLWRRRTPAGGPWTWLGNSLLLCFFTGSTEAQCEGCIEYCCDGSPPFCCSYYAYVGDVLSGTAISGIVFGVVFLMGAMAALFLCICMCMKNGRGARVGVFSTSYINTVSQGYPGPPPPYTYDYEMYPPSLHPPPYTPTQPRPANSSPPPPYPGLTRK